The Myxococcota bacterium region GGCGAAGGCGTATACGGCCGACGCCTACCGTGCTACGTCCGCCGAGAACATCCAGATTCACGGCGGCGTCGGCTTCACCTGGGAGTACGACTGCCACCTGTACTTCAAGCGCGCCAAGGCGCTGGAAGTCACCTACGGCGACCCCTCGGAGCACCGCGAGCGGGTCGCCCAGCTGCTGAAGCTCTGAGCGCAGAGCGCCTCGGGGTCGCTCTTCTGGGTGCGGGCTGGATCTCGCGCGTCTACGTCGCGGCGCTGGCGCGCGCGGGCGGCGCGGAGGTCGTGGCCGTGGCCTCGCGCACGCGCGAGGCCGCGCAGAAGCTGTGCGCCGGAGAGCCCGCTGCCCGGGCGTACGCATTCGGGGCCCTGCCCGAGCTCCTCCAAGACCCGCGAGTCACTCTGGTGTTCGTGAACTCGCCCAACTGCTTGCACGCGGCCCACGCCCTGGCCGCGCTCGAGGCGGGGAAGCACGTGGTGGTCGAGAAGCCCCTGTGTCTCGCGCTCGACGAGGCCGACTCACTCGTGGCGGCGGCGGCGCGCCGCGGGCGGGTTCTGGGCTATGCCGAGAACCTGTGCTTCTCGCCGCTCTACCGGCGCGCGCGCGAGCTCGTGCGCCAGGGTGCGGTCGGACGCGTGCTGTGGGCGCGCCAGGTCGAGAAGCACGGCGGGCCGTACTCGCCCTGGTTCTTCGAGCGGAACGAGGCGGGCGGCGGCGCGCTCATGGACATGGGCTGTCACGGGATCGAGGCGCTGCGCTTCGTGTTCGACCGGCCCGTGGTGCGCGCGGTGTCCGCGCGGCTCGCGACCACTCTGCACGCGGACAAGACGAGGCTCGACGACGACGCCGAGGTGCGGCTCGAGCTGGCCGACGGCGTGACGCTGGTGTCGGAGAGCTCGTGGGCCGTGAAGAGCGGCATGCAGAGCACGCTCGAGGTGCACGGCGCCGACGGCACGCTGTTCGTCGACCTCCTGGGCGAGACGGGCCTGCGCGTGGTGAAGCCCGGCGGCTCGGTGACTCGCCCGCCGGTCGACCCCTTGCTCGAGCACGGCTATCTCGGCGAGCTCGAGCACTTCCTCGCCGCCGCGCGCGGCGCGGCCTGCGAGGAGACCGGCGCCGACGGCCGCGCCGTGCTCGAGATCCTGCTCGCGGCCTACGCCTCGGCCGGGCAGGGCGGGCGCGAGGTCGCGCTGCCGTTCCGGCCGCCGGCCGGAGTGACTCATCCGGTCGATCTCTGGCGCAGCCCCGTCTAGGGGAAGACCCCGCGCTTGCGCTTGGCCGAGGCCACGCGCTCGACGCCCCGCCACAGCGAGGCGCTGCGCAGGTCGATCTGCTTGTCGAGCGAGAACTGCAGAATCTCGCGGAACGCGCGCGACAGGATCTTGTGCAGGCGCTCGTTCACCTCCTCTTCGGTCCAGAAGAACTGCTGCGCGTCCTGCACCCACTCGAAGTACGAGACGGTGACTCCGCCGGAGTTCGCCAGGATGTCGGGCACGACGAACACGCCGCGCTCGCGCAGGATCGCGTCGGCCTCGAGCGAGGTCGGGCCGTTCGCGCCCTCGACCAGGAGCTTCGCGCGCACGGCGCCCGCGTTCTTCTCGGTGATCTGGTTCTGCAGCGCGGCCGGGATCAGGATGTCGCAGTCGAG contains the following coding sequences:
- a CDS encoding acyl-CoA dehydrogenase family protein, with protein sequence AKAYTADAYRATSAENIQIHGGVGFTWEYDCHLYFKRAKALEVTYGDPSEHRERVAQLLKL
- a CDS encoding Gfo/Idh/MocA family oxidoreductase; protein product: MGAGWISRVYVAALARAGGAEVVAVASRTREAAQKLCAGEPAARAYAFGALPELLQDPRVTLVFVNSPNCLHAAHALAALEAGKHVVVEKPLCLALDEADSLVAAAARRGRVLGYAENLCFSPLYRRARELVRQGAVGRVLWARQVEKHGGPYSPWFFERNEAGGGALMDMGCHGIEALRFVFDRPVVRAVSARLATTLHADKTRLDDDAEVRLELADGVTLVSESSWAVKSGMQSTLEVHGADGTLFVDLLGETGLRVVKPGGSVTRPPVDPLLEHGYLGELEHFLAAARGAACEETGADGRAVLEILLAAYASAGQGGREVALPFRPPAGVTHPVDLWRSPV